A genomic region of Blattabacterium cuenoti contains the following coding sequences:
- a CDS encoding 5-formyltetrahydrofolate cyclo-ligase produces the protein MNKKKLRKKYLYMRKSISQKEIRKMSYEIFFHLKEIFFIWGKTYYHIFLPIREYKEVDTFIIINFLLKKEKCVTIPCSNFCKLSMYNCLFHKNIILTKTKYGILEPIPMHQSIVSISLIEVIFIPLLIFDSKGYRIGYGKGFYDRFIPLCKKNIIKIGLSFFYPIKKIKDIHKNDLLIDIGITPHHIFFFKKFNKEKLLKYPKL, from the coding sequence ATGAATAAAAAAAAATTACGTAAAAAATATTTATATATGAGAAAATCTATTTCTCAAAAGGAAATTAGAAAAATGAGTTATGAAATTTTTTTTCATTTAAAGGAAATATTTTTTATATGGGGAAAGACATATTATCATATTTTTTTACCCATACGTGAATATAAAGAAGTAGATACGTTTATAATAATTAATTTTTTACTAAAAAAAGAAAAATGTGTTACGATCCCCTGTTCTAATTTTTGTAAATTATCTATGTATAATTGTTTATTTCATAAAAATATTATATTAACAAAAACAAAATATGGAATTTTAGAACCTATTCCTATGCATCAATCTATTGTTTCAATCTCTCTTATTGAAGTTATCTTTATCCCTTTATTAATATTTGACTCAAAAGGTTATAGAATAGGTTATGGAAAAGGTTTTTATGATAGGTTTATTCCTTTATGTAAAAAAAATATTATTAAAATAGGTTTAAGTTTTTTTTATCCCATAAAAAAAATTAAAGATATACATAAAAATGACTTATTGATAGATATAGGAATTACTCCCCATCATATTTTTTTCTTTAAAAAATTCAATAAAGAAAAACTTTTAAAATATCCCAAATTATGA
- a CDS encoding FeoA family protein produces MNLSDLKKGEKGIIKGYKNDNFPIKLLELGILPGVKFEILFVSIFYDPLCISYDQSCLALRKEEAENIIIEPIIQINDVKN; encoded by the coding sequence TTGAATTTATCTGATCTTAAAAAAGGAGAAAAAGGAATTATTAAGGGGTATAAAAATGACAATTTTCCCATAAAATTATTAGAATTAGGAATTTTACCTGGAGTAAAATTCGAAATCCTTTTTGTTTCTATTTTTTACGATCCATTATGTATAAGCTATGATCAATCTTGTTTAGCTTTACGAAAAGAAGAAGCTGAAAATATCATAATAGAACCTATTATTCAGATCAATGATGTCAAAAATTAA
- the mgtE gene encoding magnesium transporter, which yields MFNEDQDYLNNDKFLNSQTVSRLMKIIHHNPNNVVKIFSFLKLYKAIYIFRKLDFSVKKKIIKGLPSIKKMELLNNLSIDDRVYFLEKIPKNFLKYLIKYLSPEDKYKTLVSLGYPKNSIGRFIIPYYLAVQKTWSVQEVLDYIRKEVKNSDFIEIVYIVDKKGKLINNIKIREFLLVDPDTKVSDLINGQHIETLNITTDTEKEATKMFSMSNRISFPVIDDHNYLLGIVTLDDIFVNKNSREYFQKKGGMEASNQSYLNVPLYKLIKKRAGWLILLFIGEMLTTTVMQKFSSVIEKAVVLALFIPLVVSSGGNSGSQAASLIIQAMALGEVKIKDWWIVMRREIICGFFLGSILGLTGFIRVVAWHKIHLFNYGTHWILLGLTVFFSLIGVVLWGTLSGAMLPFIIKKLRGDPASSSAPFVATLVDVVGLIIYFSISYLLLHGTLLQ from the coding sequence ATGTTTAATGAGGATCAAGATTATTTAAATAACGATAAATTTCTAAATAGTCAAACTGTAAGTAGATTGATGAAAATTATTCATCACAATCCTAATAATGTTGTTAAAATATTTAGTTTTTTAAAATTATATAAAGCAATTTATATTTTTAGAAAATTAGATTTTTCTGTAAAAAAAAAAATTATAAAAGGCTTGCCTTCTATTAAAAAAATGGAATTATTAAATAATCTATCGATAGATGATCGTGTATATTTTTTAGAAAAAATACCCAAAAATTTTTTAAAATATTTAATAAAATATTTAAGTCCAGAAGATAAATATAAAACTTTAGTATCTCTAGGATATCCTAAAAATAGTATAGGTCGTTTTATAATTCCATATTATCTTGCTGTTCAAAAAACTTGGAGTGTACAAGAAGTTTTGGATTATATTCGAAAAGAAGTAAAAAATAGTGATTTTATAGAAATAGTCTATATAGTAGACAAAAAAGGAAAATTAATAAATAATATAAAAATACGAGAATTTTTATTAGTAGATCCAGATACAAAAGTGTCTGATTTAATAAATGGACAGCATATTGAAACTTTAAATATTACAACAGATACAGAGAAAGAAGCTACTAAAATGTTTTCTATGAGTAACAGAATTTCATTTCCAGTTATAGACGATCATAATTATTTATTAGGAATAGTAACTTTAGATGATATTTTTGTAAATAAAAATAGCAGAGAATATTTTCAAAAAAAAGGGGGGATGGAAGCTTCGAATCAATCTTATTTAAATGTTCCTTTATATAAACTTATTAAAAAAAGAGCTGGATGGTTAATTTTATTGTTTATAGGAGAAATGTTGACTACAACAGTCATGCAAAAATTTTCAAGTGTTATAGAAAAAGCTGTAGTTCTTGCTTTATTCATTCCTTTAGTTGTTTCAAGTGGGGGGAATAGTGGTTCTCAAGCTGCAAGTTTAATTATACAAGCAATGGCTTTGGGAGAAGTTAAAATAAAAGATTGGTGGATTGTAATGCGAAGAGAAATTATTTGCGGTTTTTTTTTAGGTAGTATTTTAGGATTAACAGGTTTTATACGTGTAGTAGCTTGGCACAAAATTCATTTATTTAATTATGGAACTCATTGGATATTATTAGGATTAACGGTTTTTTTTTCATTGATTGGAGTAGTATTATGGGGGACTTTAAGCGGAGCAATGTTACCTTTTATAATTAAAAAATTAAGAGGAGACCCCGCTAGTTCTTCAGCTCCTTTTGTAGCTACATTAGTAGATGTTGTTGGATTAATAATATATTTTTCTATATCTTATCTTCTTTTGCATGGAACTTTATTACAATAA
- the feoB gene encoding ferrous iron transport protein B, with translation MSKIKLALVGNPNVGKTSLFNQLTGLNQKVGNYIGVTVDKKIGHFCFENTFYKIIDLPGTYSIYPSSEYEEVVCRLLCNLNDLDYPDKIIVVADSSNIKKSLLLLRQVQDLGFPVLFVLNMLDEAKKKGISINIEELKKILKIEIVLINARKGIGLNKVKIKIKNLNNKKTKKTYFFNPGLHYSLAINDVKNNYKVNTYQAWFYLSHNKKLLKEDSLLHEIKKKYNIIPKRLQIKETLDRYEEIKKILSKTVSELIPDKKKTYLEFSKKIDNYLIVHPFWGYFLFLFFLFFIFQCIFFWAEIPKQFIEFFFSFVQKKLDPVSPGPLNNFLLQGILPAISTIISFIPQISILLFFILIMEESGYISRVVFLMDRIMRPFGLNGKSVVPLISSMACAIPAIISARHIENPRDRLITILATPFITCSARLPVYTLIISIIIPDKKWYFIQLRGIILMAMYMLGIISALSVSIILHQFLKKNYKSHLIMEIPTYKIPMLKNILITLWMNLKSFIINAGKMILLINILIWGLGSFGPSENSSNQNSIMNIIQKKELPHSYLGILGKKIEPVIHPLGYDWKIGIGLLSSFVAREVFVSTMISVYNIEEKENFLKEKMKKERSPITKKPIYNLATGISLLFFYAFSMQCMSTLSIIRKETKSWKWPILQFIFMTFLAYMASLLTYQIFKP, from the coding sequence ATGTCAAAAATTAAATTAGCGCTTGTTGGAAATCCAAATGTAGGAAAAACTTCTTTGTTCAATCAATTAACTGGACTCAATCAAAAAGTTGGAAATTATATAGGAGTAACAGTAGATAAAAAAATAGGACATTTTTGTTTTGAAAATACATTTTATAAAATTATAGATCTTCCTGGAACTTATAGTATATATCCTTCATCTGAATATGAAGAAGTCGTTTGCAGATTGCTATGCAATCTAAATGATTTAGATTATCCAGATAAAATTATAGTAGTAGCAGATTCCTCAAATATAAAAAAAAGCCTTCTTTTACTTAGACAAGTGCAAGATTTAGGGTTTCCTGTTCTTTTTGTATTAAACATGCTTGATGAAGCAAAAAAAAAGGGTATATCTATTAATATAGAAGAATTAAAAAAAATTCTAAAAATAGAAATTGTATTGATCAACGCAAGAAAAGGGATTGGGTTGAATAAAGTTAAAATAAAAATAAAAAACTTAAATAATAAAAAAACAAAAAAAACCTATTTTTTTAATCCAGGATTACATTATTCTCTGGCTATTAACGATGTTAAAAATAATTATAAAGTAAATACTTATCAAGCTTGGTTTTATTTATCTCATAACAAAAAACTTTTAAAAGAAGACTCTTTATTACATGAAATAAAAAAAAAATACAATATTATCCCAAAAAGATTACAGATTAAGGAAACATTAGATAGATATGAAGAAATAAAAAAAATTTTATCAAAAACAGTTTCAGAATTAATTCCGGATAAAAAAAAAACCTATTTAGAATTTTCTAAAAAAATAGATAATTATTTAATTGTACATCCTTTTTGGGGTTATTTTCTTTTTTTATTTTTTTTATTTTTCATTTTTCAATGTATTTTTTTTTGGGCCGAAATTCCTAAACAATTTATAGAGTTTTTTTTTTCTTTTGTACAAAAAAAATTAGATCCTGTTTCTCCTGGTCCTTTAAATAATTTTCTTTTGCAAGGAATATTACCTGCAATTAGTACGATTATATCTTTTATTCCACAAATTTCTATTTTACTATTTTTTATTCTTATAATGGAAGAAAGTGGGTACATAAGCAGAGTTGTTTTTTTAATGGATAGAATCATGCGCCCTTTTGGTTTAAATGGAAAAAGTGTTGTTCCACTTATTTCTAGCATGGCTTGCGCTATTCCTGCCATCATATCTGCTAGACATATAGAGAACCCCAGAGATCGTTTAATTACTATTTTAGCTACCCCTTTTATAACTTGTTCTGCAAGATTACCTGTTTACACTCTAATTATATCTATAATTATACCAGATAAAAAATGGTATTTTATTCAACTAAGAGGAATAATCCTCATGGCTATGTATATGTTAGGAATTATATCTGCTTTGAGTGTATCAATAATTTTACATCAATTTTTAAAGAAAAATTATAAAAGTCATCTTATAATGGAAATTCCCACTTATAAAATTCCTATGTTAAAAAATATATTGATCACTCTATGGATGAATCTTAAATCGTTTATTATAAATGCAGGAAAAATGATTTTATTGATTAACATATTAATTTGGGGATTGGGATCCTTTGGCCCTTCAGAAAATTCATCAAATCAAAATTCGATCATGAATATAATACAAAAAAAAGAATTACCTCATTCTTATTTAGGTATATTAGGAAAAAAAATAGAACCTGTAATTCATCCATTAGGATACGATTGGAAAATTGGAATAGGATTACTTTCATCTTTTGTAGCAAGAGAAGTTTTTGTCAGTACTATGATTTCTGTATATAATATAGAAGAAAAAGAAAATTTTTTAAAGGAAAAAATGAAAAAAGAAAGATCCCCTATAACTAAAAAACCTATTTATAATTTAGCTACAGGAATTTCTTTACTATTTTTTTATGCATTTTCTATGCAATGTATGAGTACTTTGTCCATAATAAGAAAAGAAACAAAATCTTGGAAATGGCCAATCCTACAATTTATTTTTATGACTTTTTTAGCTTATATGGCTTCGTTATTAACATATCAAATATTTAAACCATAA
- the rseP gene encoding RIP metalloprotease RseP — MSSILIRSIQLLLSISILVVVHELGHFILAQLFKVRVERFFLFFDPWFSILKKKIGHTVYGIGWLPLGGYVKISGMMMDDKDDKNILSKKIIKNWEFRSKSAIKRFLIIFGGILFNILLSVLIFTFLLFKYGETYLPTKNVKYGIEVDSLGEKIGLKNGDKILFVNGKYVPYFNDIPRAILFGNSITVDRMGNVIQLSLNNNKKKFLFDRKELNFFIKPRVPPIINDVIKNSEAEKYGLRNNDEILAINSDFILFSDQLKYFLSKYKNENILISINRNGKLIQKEIFLNSKGFLGVYLKNFMDLDQIFLFEKKSYSFFDSIPHGIKKAWDVLKNQIFFLKNVFHIETKAYKQIGSFFSIAKEFPSKWNWDIFWTLTATLSIWLAFLNLFPIPSLDGGYILFIMIEMITRKKINEEIIERCTIYGFVIISLIMMSIIIWDILKVFLY, encoded by the coding sequence ATGTCATCAATTTTAATTAGATCTATACAATTGCTACTTAGCATTTCTATATTAGTTGTTGTTCATGAATTAGGTCATTTTATTTTAGCTCAACTATTTAAAGTAAGAGTTGAAAGATTTTTTTTATTTTTTGATCCTTGGTTTTCTATTTTAAAAAAAAAGATAGGACATACTGTTTATGGAATTGGGTGGTTACCTTTAGGAGGATATGTTAAAATATCTGGAATGATGATGGATGATAAAGATGATAAAAATATTTTATCAAAAAAAATAATTAAAAATTGGGAATTTCGTTCTAAATCAGCAATTAAAAGATTTTTGATTATTTTTGGAGGAATTCTTTTTAACATATTGTTATCCGTTTTAATTTTTACTTTTTTATTATTTAAATACGGGGAAACTTATCTTCCTACAAAAAATGTTAAATACGGAATAGAAGTTGATTCTTTAGGAGAAAAAATAGGATTGAAAAATGGAGATAAAATTTTATTTGTAAACGGAAAATATGTTCCCTATTTCAATGATATTCCTAGAGCTATTCTTTTTGGAAATTCTATTACGGTAGATCGTATGGGAAATGTTATACAATTATCATTAAATAATAATAAGAAAAAATTTCTTTTTGATAGAAAAGAACTTAATTTTTTTATTAAGCCTCGTGTTCCTCCTATAATCAATGATGTGATCAAAAATTCTGAAGCGGAAAAGTATGGATTAAGAAATAATGATGAAATATTAGCTATAAATTCTGATTTTATTCTTTTTTCTGATCAATTAAAATATTTTTTATCAAAATATAAAAATGAAAACATATTAATATCCATTAACAGAAATGGAAAACTTATTCAAAAAGAAATTTTTTTAAACTCAAAAGGTTTTTTAGGTGTTTATTTAAAAAATTTTATGGATTTAGATCAAATTTTTTTATTTGAAAAAAAGAGTTATTCTTTTTTTGATAGTATACCTCATGGGATAAAAAAAGCTTGGGATGTTTTGAAAAATCAAATTTTTTTTTTGAAAAATGTTTTTCATATTGAAACTAAAGCTTATAAACAAATAGGTAGTTTTTTTTCCATAGCTAAAGAATTTCCATCTAAATGGAATTGGGATATTTTTTGGACTTTAACTGCTACTTTATCCATTTGGTTAGCTTTTTTAAATTTATTTCCTATTCCATCATTAGATGGCGGTTATATATTATTTATTATGATAGAAATGATAACAAGAAAGAAAATAAATGAAGAAATTATTGAACGTTGTACTATTTACGGATTTGTAATAATTAGTTTAATTATGATGTCTATCATAATTTGGGATATTTTAAAAGTTTTTCTTTATTGA
- a CDS encoding PASTA domain-containing protein, producing the protein MNYSKYFVIFIINFLSSIFILYKITQLALKWVDVYTKHGSYVVVPNLRGFPLSKSISILKKIGLKYDIDTSHYDPNFKINQIISFSPEAGDHVKEGRHIYIQVNSKSSQSVLPNIINKDKQMVIKLLHANHISVKEIRYINNMKKNIVLKVLYGKKSIPFGYRFPPNPDGITLIIGKGYEKNNFEVPNVIGMSLYSAIYTLKSQLFHVINFYYDHAIQNHEKNVIVYRQKPDPGTIYDKNKSIELWLSSKNLLDHLIKIEEQDSKNKTEKIKIEEQDSKNKTEKIKIEEQDSKNKTDNIESN; encoded by the coding sequence ATGAATTATTCAAAATATTTTGTAATATTTATCATAAACTTTTTAAGTTCCATATTTATTTTATATAAAATTACTCAATTGGCATTAAAATGGGTAGATGTTTATACAAAACATGGATCTTATGTAGTCGTACCTAATTTAAGAGGGTTTCCTTTATCTAAATCTATATCTATTTTAAAAAAAATAGGTCTAAAATATGATATAGATACATCACATTATGATCCTAATTTTAAAATTAATCAAATTATATCCTTTTCTCCAGAAGCTGGGGATCATGTCAAAGAAGGAAGACATATATATATACAAGTTAATTCTAAATCATCCCAATCTGTTCTCCCTAATATTATAAATAAAGACAAACAAATGGTTATAAAATTGCTTCATGCTAATCATATATCCGTTAAAGAAATTAGATATATTAACAATATGAAGAAAAATATTGTTTTAAAGGTTTTATACGGAAAAAAATCTATTCCATTTGGATATAGGTTTCCTCCTAATCCAGATGGAATCACTTTAATTATTGGAAAAGGATATGAAAAAAATAATTTTGAAGTACCTAATGTTATTGGAATGTCTTTATATTCAGCTATTTATACTTTAAAAAGTCAATTATTTCATGTAATTAATTTTTACTATGATCATGCAATACAAAATCATGAAAAAAATGTAATTGTCTATCGTCAAAAACCTGATCCTGGAACTATTTATGATAAAAATAAATCTATTGAACTTTGGTTAAGTTCAAAAAACTTATTAGATCATTTAATCAAAATAGAAGAACAAGATTCTAAAAATAAAACAGAAAAAATTAAAATAGAAGAACAAGATTCTAAAAATAAAACAGAAAAAATTAAAATAGAAGAACAAGATTCTAAAAATAAAACAGACAATATAGAATCAAATTAA
- a CDS encoding RluA family pseudouridine synthase, giving the protein MKKIKIIAKKNQKEIRLDKFLKCYIKNISRNQIQKLTVSGQVIVNQHIVKKNYKIKPFDFVEIEISNIKILDHLEYKNIIAEKINIDILYEDEDVIVVNKPAGMVVHPGFGNERGTLIHGIKYHFQNSNLYNFDLYRSGLVHRLDKDTSGLLVLAKNEYSKKYLFKQFYSKTIQREYRALIWGNILEEKGIITGFIGRDPKNRKRMTIFRNSESHKGKYSITYYKVLERFKYLTYVSCNLKTGKTHQIRAHFKYLGHPLFHDSMYGGDKIFMKKKCSNKNIKFLKTCLKILTRQALHAISLSFIHPKNEKCYFYCPIPEDFKIVLQKCRKTLL; this is encoded by the coding sequence ATGAAAAAAATTAAAATCATTGCAAAAAAAAATCAAAAAGAAATTCGCCTTGATAAGTTTTTGAAATGTTATATAAAAAATATTAGCCGAAATCAAATTCAAAAATTAACTGTTTCAGGACAAGTTATAGTAAATCAACATATTGTAAAAAAAAATTATAAAATTAAACCTTTTGATTTTGTAGAAATAGAAATTTCTAATATAAAAATATTAGATCATTTAGAATATAAAAATATTATTGCAGAAAAAATAAATATTGATATTCTTTATGAAGATGAAGATGTTATTGTAGTAAATAAACCTGCAGGAATGGTAGTACATCCTGGATTTGGAAATGAGAGAGGAACATTAATTCATGGAATAAAATATCATTTTCAAAACTCAAACTTATACAATTTTGATTTATATAGAAGTGGGTTAGTTCATAGATTAGATAAGGATACATCAGGTTTATTAGTTTTAGCCAAAAATGAATATTCTAAAAAATATTTATTTAAACAATTTTATTCAAAAACAATTCAAAGAGAATATAGAGCTTTAATATGGGGAAATATACTTGAAGAAAAAGGAATTATCACTGGTTTTATTGGAAGAGATCCTAAAAATAGAAAAAGAATGACTATTTTTAGAAATAGTGAATCTCATAAAGGAAAATATTCTATAACATATTATAAAGTGTTAGAAAGGTTTAAATATTTAACATATGTTTCTTGCAATCTAAAAACAGGAAAAACACATCAAATAAGGGCTCATTTCAAATATTTAGGACATCCATTATTTCATGACTCTATGTATGGGGGGGATAAAATTTTTATGAAAAAAAAGTGTTCAAATAAAAATATAAAATTTTTGAAAACTTGTTTAAAGATATTAACCAGACAAGCTTTACATGCTATATCTCTTTCTTTTATCCATCCAAAAAATGAAAAATGTTATTTTTATTGTCCAATCCCTGAAGATTTTAAAATCGTTCTACAAAAATGTAGAAAAACTTTATTGTAA
- a CDS encoding D-alanine--D-alanine ligase, with translation MKKIAVLMGGYSKESIISLKSGKVVYENLCRKEFDPYKIYLLKDKWFMKDKDEGNKEYSINKQDFTILGMKHLKFDCVFNAIHGTPGEDGVLQAYFELLRIPYTGCNFHHANLTFNKKYCLTLLKHFGIKIAESFFLNKNQIFCSKKILNKVGLPCFVKPNRSGSSLGISKVYEKKDLFDAVQKAFIEDEEIIIESFLEGKEVSVGVFSFKNEVIVLPITEIISQNDFFDFESKYSGKSKEITPAKLLPNIENKIRKTAKKVYKYLNLSGISRAEYIIVNEEPFFLEINTVPGLSEESIFPKQLKIVGISLSDVFKNSIYTSIEKMNK, from the coding sequence ATGAAAAAAATAGCGGTTCTAATGGGTGGATATTCAAAAGAATCTATTATTTCACTAAAAAGTGGAAAAGTTGTTTATGAAAATTTGTGTAGAAAAGAATTTGATCCTTATAAAATATATCTTTTAAAAGATAAATGGTTTATGAAAGATAAAGATGAGGGAAATAAAGAATATTCTATAAATAAACAAGATTTTACTATTTTAGGAATGAAACATCTAAAATTTGATTGTGTATTTAATGCTATACATGGAACTCCAGGAGAAGACGGAGTCTTACAAGCTTATTTTGAGTTATTAAGAATTCCTTATACAGGATGTAATTTTCATCATGCTAATCTAACTTTTAATAAAAAGTATTGTTTAACTTTATTGAAACATTTTGGAATTAAAATAGCTGAATCTTTTTTTTTAAATAAAAATCAAATTTTTTGTAGTAAAAAAATTTTAAACAAAGTAGGGCTTCCTTGTTTTGTAAAACCTAATAGATCTGGATCTAGTTTAGGTATAAGTAAAGTTTATGAAAAAAAAGATTTATTTGATGCAGTCCAAAAGGCTTTTATAGAAGATGAAGAAATTATTATCGAATCCTTCCTTGAAGGAAAGGAAGTATCAGTAGGTGTTTTTTCATTTAAAAATGAAGTGATTGTATTACCAATTACAGAAATAATTAGTCAAAATGATTTTTTTGATTTTGAATCAAAATATTCTGGTAAATCTAAAGAAATAACTCCAGCAAAATTGTTACCTAATATTGAGAATAAAATACGAAAAACAGCAAAAAAAGTATATAAATATCTCAATTTATCAGGAATATCTAGAGCGGAATATATTATTGTAAATGAAGAACCTTTTTTCTTGGAAATAAACACAGTTCCTGGGCTTTCAGAAGAAAGCATTTTTCCAAAACAATTGAAAATAGTTGGAATATCTTTATCCGATGTATTTAAAAACTCCATATATACTTCCATTGAAAAAATGAATAAATAA